CCTCCTTTAAGAGAGAAACATCATCAAGAAGCATTATGGAGTGCTTTGAAAAATGGTCAACTGCAAACGTTAGGGTCAGATCAGTGTTCTTTTGATTTTAAAGGTCAAAAGGATCTAGGAAAAGGGAATTTTACAAAGATTCCAAACGGAGGACCCACGATTGAAGATAGAGTAAGTATTTTATTTTCAGAAGGTGTGAATAAAGACAGAATCACATTGAATCAGTTCGTTGATATTATGTCTACTAGAAATGCAAAGTTATTTGGTTTATTCCCACTAAAAGGAACAATAGCTGTAGGTTCAGATGCAGATATAGTTATTTTTGACCCTCATGTAGAACGGGTTATCTCAGCAGAAACGCATCATATGGCTGTGGATTATAATGCTTTTGAGGGGATGGAGATTACCGGAGAACCTATAACTGTTATGTCGAGGGGAGAGTTTGTCATTAAAAACAAACAATTTGTCGGTAAACTTGGTTCAGGAAAATACTTGAAACGTGCAAAGTATGGTGAATTAAAAAATGTGGTTACTGAAAGCTGAACTTTTTGAACATGTATTACACTTAATAGTGGTGTTTGCTCACGATTAGAAAGGGAGTGTTGGTGAATGGAAAATAAAGAAAGTCACTTAAAGTCTAAAGATCTACTTCCCATTCCTCATCATAAAAAAACAATAGGAAGTGCTGGATTTGCTTTCATTTGGGTAGGCATGGCAGTAGTTTTAGCCGCTTTTGCTATTGGAGGTACGGGTGTCCAGAGTTTATCACTTGGATGGGTTGTACTTGCAACTGCCATTGGAACAGTAGCGATTGGAGCATTTATGACCATTATAGGCGATATCGGAATTGAACATGGACTATCTTTCCCAGTATATATGAGAGCTCCTTTTGGAACAGTTGGTACGCACATTCCATCACTTATACGTGGATTTGCTGCTTCTTGTTGGTTTGGGATTAATACTTATTTTGGTTCTACAGCAATGAACGGCATATTATTCGTATTATTTGGGTTTGATAATTGGTTTGTATGTTTTCTCATATTTGGAACGGTTCAGGTCATTAACACCTCACTTGGTATAAAAGCTGTTGAGAGATTTGCTGACTTAGCAGCTCCTATCATCATTATTATTTCTGCATGGATGTACTCTACATTATCTGATAAAGCACTAGCAGAAGGAAGAGAGGTATGGGTATGGATTGAAAATCCTGTGACTGGTGGTGCAGCTTTTACGGCATTTATTGTTGTTATTATGAGTAATATGGGATTCTGGGCGACTTTAGCTGCTGATATGCCATCTATTTCACGTTTTATTAAAGCACCAAAAAATGAACGGAATTGGTTCAAACGTAACAAATCCTCATTAGTTGGAAATATCTTTGCACTCACTGCAACCCAAACCTTTATGATCATCATCGGTGGGGTTTCCTATATTGCTGTAAAAAATTATGATCCAGTTGTCGCACTTCAAGAAGCTGCAAGTGGTATTATATTAGGCGTCCTTTTACTTATGATCGTGCTTGCACAATGGTCAACCAATGTTTCAGCAAACTTAATACCTGCCGCAACCATTTTTTCTAATATGGGGGGGCCAAAGATTCCTTTTTGGGCTGGGGTAGTTGCAGCAGGAATTATCGGTTCTATCGTTCAACCTTGGTATTTATTCCAAATCATAATTCCAGCATTACTGATTGTAGGAGGTATCTTATCTGCTATCGTAGGCATCTTATTTGTAGATTATTATGTTCTTCGGAAAAGAAGAGTGAATGTACATGAATTATATAAAGATGATGGGCAATTTAAATATTTGAACGGTTTTAATTTGGCTGGTTTCATTTCTTGGATTATCGGGGGAGGAATGGCGTACTTATTATCTACCTATTCCTTTGTCGTAGGTTTTATAGTAGGTGGGGCTTGTTATTACTTCCTAGCAAAATATTGGTGGTTTGATAAATACAAACAAAGTGAAATTGAGGACCCTAGTGATGCGAAGTATTTAGGCATTACAGTTGGAAGGGATTGGAAAATTAAGGGGGATGTATAACTGATGTCTTCTTATAAACAGTATCAAGTTGAAAAAGAAAAAATAGACACGTTACTTCAAAGAGGATACAAAATAAAAAATGTTCGTGAGAATTTGAGTGGTTCATTTGTTGAGTTTGAATTAGAAGATAGCTGTGAAATCAACAAGTTCCAAAATAAAAAAACATTGCTTGTTACAAATGCAGATGCAAGGAAGTATTTTTCAACGTTAATTATTCAGGAGAAGAAAGATTAAATGCAGTAAAAAAACATAAATAAAAGAAATAGAATCATAAGTCAAATTGAAGTATTTAAATTCCATAAAAAGGATAGATAAAAAGCTGTTATTAAAGCTAGCTTATATCTGTCCTATTTCTATTGAAAAATAAAATATAAGAATATAATTCTAATACAAATTAGAACTAGACATTTAGGTGTCATATTAATGAGATATAATATTAAAAGGTGGTGATGATTATGCAATCGGACAGATTATTTCAAATTAAAGAATGTCAATGAAACATCGAGAAATATATCTCTCTGATTTTAGAAAAACGAAAGCAGAAAATTTGAAAACAGTTTTGAGATTTAAAGTACAATAAGAAGATACTGAGAAGATTTATACACAAAAATCTTTACACTTTCAGTCTCCATCTGACGATGTTTAAGCTTT
The window above is part of the Chengkuizengella sp. SCS-71B genome. Proteins encoded here:
- a CDS encoding NCS1 family transporter, which produces MENKESHLKSKDLLPIPHHKKTIGSAGFAFIWVGMAVVLAAFAIGGTGVQSLSLGWVVLATAIGTVAIGAFMTIIGDIGIEHGLSFPVYMRAPFGTVGTHIPSLIRGFAASCWFGINTYFGSTAMNGILFVLFGFDNWFVCFLIFGTVQVINTSLGIKAVERFADLAAPIIIIISAWMYSTLSDKALAEGREVWVWIENPVTGGAAFTAFIVVIMSNMGFWATLAADMPSISRFIKAPKNERNWFKRNKSSLVGNIFALTATQTFMIIIGGVSYIAVKNYDPVVALQEAASGIILGVLLLMIVLAQWSTNVSANLIPAATIFSNMGGPKIPFWAGVVAAGIIGSIVQPWYLFQIIIPALLIVGGILSAIVGILFVDYYVLRKRRVNVHELYKDDGQFKYLNGFNLAGFISWIIGGGMAYLLSTYSFVVGFIVGGACYYFLAKYWWFDKYKQSEIEDPSDAKYLGITVGRDWKIKGDV